In Natator depressus isolate rNatDep1 chromosome 9, rNatDep2.hap1, whole genome shotgun sequence, a single genomic region encodes these proteins:
- the CCDC160 gene encoding coiled-coil domain-containing protein 160, whose product MENKGKHWVEKLFSPHFSAQYFFSQAYQPESLMFEKLALARAKRVEEIYNRAIKKYQEEKRLKRKECFSKLIVQEYEPNIVSAKINISKKETEGDAACCGAGNLDVGTEESLKKTEGHCIWNAKELADLRQEMHKNHVEGVSLKLQLSTLNAQLVELKAKCKKIQVDFENAEQELLNSKKEVRCKNTQLQQIQKDSLKKDFELQALKQHLHEKSANIRSLNEELLQARKEIQSLDLKNKDLQQEVKKLKRQHDLGNKASIEKVKLHYDFKIRNIQKELEAVKSELSDEKLLHAKTVKALEILRKHFSAQPLSNKFDNLRVDFL is encoded by the coding sequence ATGGAGAACAAAGGTAAACATTGGGTGGAGAAgttgttttctcctcattttaGTGCACAATATTTTTTTAGTCAAGCCTATCAGCCTGAATCTCTGATGTTTGAAAAATTGGCTTTAGCAAGAGCAAAGAGAGTGGAAGAAATCTACAATAGAGCAATTAAAAAATATCAAGAAGAAAAAAGGCTCAAAAGGAAAGAATGTTTTTCCAAACTCATTGTACAAGAATATGAACCAAACATAGTAAGTGCAAAGATAAACATTTCAAAGAAGGAAACAGAAGGGGATGCTGCCTGCTGTGGAGCTGGTAATTTAGATGTTGGGACTGAAGAAAGCTTAAAGAAAACAGAGGGTCATTGTATCTGGAATGCAAAGGAATTAGCAGATTTGCGACAAGAAATGCACAAGAACCATGTGGAAGGAGTTTCTCTGAAACTTCAGCTGTCCACCTTGAATGCACAGTTAGTGGAATTGAAAGCTAAATGCAAAAAAATACAAGTGGACTTTGAAAATGCTGAACAAGAACTTCTAAACTCCAAAAAAGAGGTTCGCTGCAAAAATACCCAATTACAGCAGATTCAAAAGGACAgcttaaaaaaagattttgagcTTCAAGCCTTAAAACAACATTTACATGAAAAATCAGCAAACATAAGAAGCTTAAATGAAGAGCTGCTTCAGGCAAGAAAAGAAATTCAGAGTTTGGATCTAAAGAACAAGGATTTACAACAAGAAGTTAAGAAGTTAAAACGGCAACATGATCTTGGAAATAAGGCCTCCATAGAAAAGGTGAAACTGCATTATGATTTCAAAATAAGAAACATACAAAAAGAACTGGAGGCTGTTAAAAGTGAGCTGAGTGATGAAAAGCTTTTGCATGCTAAGACTGTTAAGGCTTTAGAAATACTTAGGAAACATTTTTCAGCCCAACCATTATCTAATAAATTTGACAACCTGAGAgtagattttctttaa